A DNA window from Arachis hypogaea cultivar Tifrunner chromosome 18, arahy.Tifrunner.gnm2.J5K5, whole genome shotgun sequence contains the following coding sequences:
- the LOC112771531 gene encoding uncharacterized protein: protein MEVQSPAMKRHYDLSMSRRTRKLNLPVMVQFNNDDDDDEKFKPVVSPKKSDDNNNSERKSLKQLINIVDEKNSSRNKCNGEGGSNNNKGRNSLGEHFNEEEKQLQLVVVPQKENNNNLNGLKFNKLVRRYAKVLGHFMKKPESGKKPVFKLST, encoded by the coding sequence ATGGAAGTTCAGTCCCCAGCGATGAAGCGCCACTACGATCTCAGCATGTCGAGAAGAACGCGGAAGCTTAACTTACCGGTGATGGTGCAATTCAacaacgatgatgatgatgatgagaaattcAAGCCTGTAGTGTCACCGAAGAAGAGTGATGATAACAATAACAGTGAACGCAAAAGCTTGAAGCAGCTGATCAACATAGTTGATGAGAAAAACTCATCAAGAAACAAGTGCAATGGCGAAGGAGGAAGCAATAATAACAAAGGAAGGAACTCGCTAGGAGAGCACTTCAACGAGGAAGAGAAGCAGCTTCAGCTTGTTGTGGTGCCACAGAAGGAGAATAACAACAATCTCAATGGCCTCAAGTTCAACAAGTTGGTACGTCGCTATGCCAAAGTTTTAGGACATTTCATGAAGAAACCTGAATCTGGAAAGAAACCTGTTTTCAAGTTATCAACCTAG